One stretch of Rhipicephalus sanguineus isolate Rsan-2018 chromosome 10, BIME_Rsan_1.4, whole genome shotgun sequence DNA includes these proteins:
- the LOC119407124 gene encoding transcription factor ces-2 isoform X3, with protein sequence MAAESDVSDDSPVAALDMSLAASRPSPSPPLSQSPTPSSSLLLASSAAAAMSVASLTGGAHPKKSPQPIPAECKDEAYWERRKRNNESAKRSRELRRIKEQQTALRVLYLEQENLQLRTELTMLRSEVDKLRQLLFVGKHPS encoded by the exons ATGG CAGCCGAGTCTGACGTTTCGGACGACAGTCCCGTGGCGGCGCTGGACATGTCCCTCGCGGCGTCCCGACCCTCACCGTCTCCCCCGCTGTCCCAAAGCCCGACGCCCTCGTCGTCCCTGCTGCTGGCGTCCAGCGCCGCGGCCGCCATGAGCGTGGCCAGCCTGACGGGCGGCGCCCACCCCAAGAAGTCGCCGCAGCCCATACCGGCCGAATGTAAGGACGAGGCGTACTGGGAGCGCCGCAAGCGCAACAATGAGTCCGCCAAGCGCTCCCGGGAGCTGCGGCGCATCAAGGAGCAACAGACGGCGCTGCGGGTGCTCTACCTGGAACAGGAGAACCTGCAGCTGCGCACCGAGCTCACCATGTTGCGCAGCGAGGTGGACAAACTGAGGCAGCTCCTCTTCGTCGGCAAGCACCCCAGCTGA
- the LOC119407124 gene encoding transcription factor ces-2 isoform X1, with amino-acid sequence MGPVHILEQPHLIWGREMPLARTPLCQAAESDVSDDSPVAALDMSLAASRPSPSPPLSQSPTPSSSLLLASSAAAAMSVASLTGGAHPKKSPQPIPAECKDEAYWERRKRNNESAKRSRELRRIKEQQTALRVLYLEQENLQLRTELTMLRSEVDKLRQLLFVGKHPS; translated from the exons ATGGGGCCCGTCCACATACTCGAACAGCCGCACCTGATCTGGGGCCGCGAGATGCCACTGGCGAGGACGCCGCTCTGCCAAG CAGCCGAGTCTGACGTTTCGGACGACAGTCCCGTGGCGGCGCTGGACATGTCCCTCGCGGCGTCCCGACCCTCACCGTCTCCCCCGCTGTCCCAAAGCCCGACGCCCTCGTCGTCCCTGCTGCTGGCGTCCAGCGCCGCGGCCGCCATGAGCGTGGCCAGCCTGACGGGCGGCGCCCACCCCAAGAAGTCGCCGCAGCCCATACCGGCCGAATGTAAGGACGAGGCGTACTGGGAGCGCCGCAAGCGCAACAATGAGTCCGCCAAGCGCTCCCGGGAGCTGCGGCGCATCAAGGAGCAACAGACGGCGCTGCGGGTGCTCTACCTGGAACAGGAGAACCTGCAGCTGCGCACCGAGCTCACCATGTTGCGCAGCGAGGTGGACAAACTGAGGCAGCTCCTCTTCGTCGGCAAGCACCCCAGCTGA
- the LOC119407124 gene encoding transcription factor ces-2 isoform X4, translating into MAESDVSDDSPVAALDMSLAASRPSPSPPLSQSPTPSSSLLLASSAAAAMSVASLTGGAHPKKSPQPIPAECKDEAYWERRKRNNESAKRSRELRRIKEQQTALRVLYLEQENLQLRTELTMLRSEVDKLRQLLFVGKHPS; encoded by the exons ATGG CCGAGTCTGACGTTTCGGACGACAGTCCCGTGGCGGCGCTGGACATGTCCCTCGCGGCGTCCCGACCCTCACCGTCTCCCCCGCTGTCCCAAAGCCCGACGCCCTCGTCGTCCCTGCTGCTGGCGTCCAGCGCCGCGGCCGCCATGAGCGTGGCCAGCCTGACGGGCGGCGCCCACCCCAAGAAGTCGCCGCAGCCCATACCGGCCGAATGTAAGGACGAGGCGTACTGGGAGCGCCGCAAGCGCAACAATGAGTCCGCCAAGCGCTCCCGGGAGCTGCGGCGCATCAAGGAGCAACAGACGGCGCTGCGGGTGCTCTACCTGGAACAGGAGAACCTGCAGCTGCGCACCGAGCTCACCATGTTGCGCAGCGAGGTGGACAAACTGAGGCAGCTCCTCTTCGTCGGCAAGCACCCCAGCTGA
- the LOC119407124 gene encoding transcription factor ces-2 isoform X2 has product MGPVHILEQPHLIWGREMPLARTPLCQAESDVSDDSPVAALDMSLAASRPSPSPPLSQSPTPSSSLLLASSAAAAMSVASLTGGAHPKKSPQPIPAECKDEAYWERRKRNNESAKRSRELRRIKEQQTALRVLYLEQENLQLRTELTMLRSEVDKLRQLLFVGKHPS; this is encoded by the exons ATGGGGCCCGTCCACATACTCGAACAGCCGCACCTGATCTGGGGCCGCGAGATGCCACTGGCGAGGACGCCGCTCTGCCAAG CCGAGTCTGACGTTTCGGACGACAGTCCCGTGGCGGCGCTGGACATGTCCCTCGCGGCGTCCCGACCCTCACCGTCTCCCCCGCTGTCCCAAAGCCCGACGCCCTCGTCGTCCCTGCTGCTGGCGTCCAGCGCCGCGGCCGCCATGAGCGTGGCCAGCCTGACGGGCGGCGCCCACCCCAAGAAGTCGCCGCAGCCCATACCGGCCGAATGTAAGGACGAGGCGTACTGGGAGCGCCGCAAGCGCAACAATGAGTCCGCCAAGCGCTCCCGGGAGCTGCGGCGCATCAAGGAGCAACAGACGGCGCTGCGGGTGCTCTACCTGGAACAGGAGAACCTGCAGCTGCGCACCGAGCTCACCATGTTGCGCAGCGAGGTGGACAAACTGAGGCAGCTCCTCTTCGTCGGCAAGCACCCCAGCTGA